From Paenibacillus sp. PK3_47, the proteins below share one genomic window:
- a CDS encoding GTP-binding protein, producing the protein MSRVPITVISGYLGSGKTTMLLHLLLCKEHLRIGLIVNDLAEVNVDAKTIEKSEFFTDKDRLVVMSSGSISSDLKRELIESVYYLAASGEVDLIIVEASGVALPQLIANTIINGVTQEGVPLNTVSRLDTNVTVVDGYRILGQFTSEDGMYNDEYVDSNQLIINQIEFCDVLVFNKVDLLAQAEKEYLSSFVRKIQPRAKFIETSFSRVIVKDVLNTGLFDESSGIQDFLDTEDLSEFVENEADQLGIQSFVYCRREPFHPLRFDQWLDRWPREVTRCKGVMWLITQAETVFKISQSGRAMDIIPAGYWIASLNPVEITQLFKVREGLKEIWDPRFGDRMIELVFIGKNMNKEQIIHDLDACLVQEDESVDSNEDPFKLPAQEYN; encoded by the coding sequence ATGAGTCGTGTACCTATCACAGTAATATCCGGATATTTAGGATCTGGAAAGACTACAATGCTCCTGCATCTTTTACTGTGTAAAGAACATTTGCGTATCGGACTGATCGTTAATGATTTGGCTGAAGTCAACGTGGATGCGAAGACTATTGAGAAAAGCGAGTTCTTTACGGACAAGGACCGTCTAGTGGTCATGTCCTCCGGCAGCATCAGTTCAGATTTAAAAAGGGAATTAATCGAGTCTGTGTATTATTTAGCTGCATCAGGTGAAGTGGATTTGATTATTGTTGAAGCTTCAGGCGTTGCACTACCGCAGTTAATAGCGAATACCATCATTAACGGAGTCACTCAAGAAGGAGTACCACTTAATACAGTCTCACGTTTGGATACTAATGTTACGGTTGTAGATGGATACAGGATTTTAGGGCAGTTCACCTCCGAAGATGGCATGTATAACGATGAATATGTAGACAGCAACCAATTGATCATCAATCAAATTGAATTTTGTGATGTACTGGTCTTCAATAAAGTTGATTTGTTAGCTCAAGCTGAAAAAGAATATTTGTCATCGTTTGTTAGGAAAATCCAGCCGCGAGCTAAGTTTATTGAAACTTCCTTTAGTCGTGTCATTGTAAAAGATGTCCTGAACACCGGATTGTTTGATGAAAGCAGTGGCATTCAAGACTTTCTGGATACAGAAGATCTAAGTGAATTTGTAGAGAATGAAGCAGACCAGCTTGGCATTCAGTCGTTTGTTTACTGCAGAAGAGAGCCCTTTCATCCTTTGCGTTTTGATCAATGGCTCGATCGTTGGCCGCGGGAAGTAACAAGGTGTAAAGGGGTAATGTGGCTGATCACGCAAGCTGAAACGGTGTTCAAGATTTCTCAATCAGGACGGGCGATGGACATCATTCCCGCAGGCTACTGGATTGCTTCCCTCAATCCGGTGGAGATTACACAGTTATTTAAAGTTAGAGAAGGACTGAAAGAGATTTGGGATCCTCGATTTGGTGATCGCATGATTGAGCTCGTCTTTATAGGAAAAAACATGAACAAAGAGCAAATCATACACGATCTAGATGCCTGTCTGGTCCAAGAGGATGAATCCGTGGATAGTAACGAAGATCCATTTAAGTTACCGGCGCAGGAATACAATTAA
- a CDS encoding GTP-binding protein, translating to MAQDKIPVTVLCGYLGSGKTTVLNHVLNNRKGLKVAVIVNDMSEVNIDAELVRDGGGLSRTEEKLVELSNGCICCTLREDLLTDVEKLALEKKFDYILIESTGIGEPVPVAQTFSYVDEENGIDLTRLTRLDTMVTVVNAPEFLKDYNSKETLQDRGQQAVEGDRRRIVNLLIEQVEFCDVLVINKCDLVSSEELAHLEAVLTGIQPTAKIIKSVQGNVDVNEILNTKRFDFEQASHSAGWVKELMKEEHVPETEEYGIYSFVYKRKIPFHPERLLKWIAKWPGEVVRAKGIMWIATRDRNAISLSQAGSSKQLSRAGLWTAALSEEEKQAFGIHEDTLKSPDWDAKWGDRVTKLVFIGVDMDQNGIVTSLDQTLLTEAEMKQDWNKLNDPLPAF from the coding sequence ATGGCACAAGATAAAATCCCTGTCACTGTACTATGCGGTTATCTTGGATCCGGTAAAACCACCGTACTTAATCATGTATTGAACAACAGAAAGGGCTTAAAGGTTGCTGTTATTGTGAATGATATGAGCGAAGTTAATATTGATGCTGAACTGGTTAGAGATGGGGGAGGTTTGTCCCGAACTGAAGAAAAACTGGTAGAGCTGTCCAATGGGTGTATATGCTGTACGCTTCGTGAGGATTTGTTGACCGATGTGGAGAAGCTGGCATTGGAAAAGAAATTTGATTACATATTGATTGAATCAACCGGTATTGGCGAACCTGTTCCAGTAGCGCAAACATTCAGTTATGTAGATGAGGAAAACGGAATTGATCTCACCCGTTTAACCAGATTGGATACCATGGTTACTGTAGTTAATGCCCCCGAGTTTCTGAAGGATTACAACTCTAAAGAAACACTTCAGGACCGCGGACAACAGGCAGTGGAAGGAGATCGACGCAGAATCGTTAATCTTTTAATCGAACAAGTAGAGTTTTGTGATGTTCTTGTTATTAATAAATGTGATCTGGTGTCATCAGAAGAACTTGCTCATCTAGAAGCTGTACTTACAGGCATACAGCCGACTGCCAAAATCATTAAATCTGTTCAGGGGAATGTAGATGTGAATGAAATTTTGAATACAAAAAGATTTGATTTTGAGCAGGCAAGCCACTCTGCCGGTTGGGTCAAGGAACTAATGAAGGAAGAACATGTCCCAGAAACAGAAGAGTATGGTATTTATTCGTTTGTGTATAAAAGAAAAATCCCATTTCATCCAGAACGCTTATTGAAATGGATTGCAAAATGGCCAGGAGAGGTTGTGCGAGCCAAAGGAATTATGTGGATTGCCACCCGCGACCGCAATGCGATCTCGCTCAGTCAAGCAGGAAGTTCTAAACAGCTTTCCAGAGCGGGTCTGTGGACAGCTGCTTTATCCGAAGAGGAGAAGCAGGCATTTGGTATTCATGAGGATACATTGAAATCGCCGGATTGGGATGCGAAGTGGGGGGATCGTGTAACCAAGCTTGTGTTCATTGGAGTGGACATGGATCAAAACGGAATTGTCACTTCATTAGATCAAACCCTTCTGACCGAAGCAGAGATGAAGCAGGACTGGAATAAGCTAAATGATCCGCTACCCGCTTTTTAG